The DNA sequence GAATCACGCTCTTGAGGATTATGTTGAAAACGAGTTGAAGTAAAAGTACGGGGGGAGGGAAATATGGCCATTGAAGACACCAACATCAGTTCGGCCCTCGATATCGTTTCGTTCCTCGAGCAAAACAACGGAAAACTGATTATCAATGTTGCCGTCGATGCCGTCGGCCATACCCTTGCCGAATTCGACAACTACGCACGTATGCGCCTGACCGGCGAGTTGGACCCGGAAGGAACCCATCTTTACATGGGCCCTGATGAAGAGCGCGCCAAGACCATTGCCTCCCTTTACGGTGAGGCTTTATTTCCGCTGATTTTTCTATCCCCGCTGGCCCCGGAAATGGTTCGCTCCATCGCCCTGTTTCGGCCGGATTTGACGGTCGATGTGGGCATTTCGTCTTCCAAAGTCGCCCCGATGGCAGGCAAAACTGAAATTGTTGAAGTTTCCTCCGATGGGTACACCTCGTATAGAACAAGCATACAAGGCCTGCTTGATGACACGACCGCCTACTATCGTCGGAAATTGGCGACCCAAGATCAAAATCCATTGCACAGGCAGTTGCCGCTGATTGAAGAACTGGAAGATTTCATCGACGCCAAGGGGAAACCCCTGGCCCTGATACAGATAAAGGATGAAGAATCATCAGCCTCGCCCGAAGCCAGTAACGCCGAAACTTACATGCCGGCGCTGGAATATCTCAAAGACCAGGGATACCATCTGGTGCAAGTCGGTCGGGAACATCATCCGCAAATTTTCTCCAAATTTGGTGTCGTCGATTACGCCAATTGTCCTCTGGCATCATTCACCAATGACTTTTGTTTGTTTAGCAATGCCTCTGTTTGCCTGTTCGGCCCCTCCGGCGTTTCATACTTTGCTGAAATTATGGAAAAACCTTTCGTCTTAACAAATTCATGGTGGATACCGGCAGCACCCTTCTCAGCAAAGGCCGTCATCATTCCGGCTTTGGCAAAATCCCGCAGCGATGGTGAACTGATAAATTTCCGCGACCAGTTAAACCTGCAATTAAACTCCAGCGTATATTTTCCCATCGAAGAATATGAGATCGTCAATCCTGACGCGGATGACATTCTGGCCGCCATGAAGGAATGCCTGGAACTGGATAAAAAAACGCAGCCGCTAAACGAAAGTCAGCAAGATTTCAAGAAACTGGCGGCCAATACACCAAGTGGTCTTTCATTGAGCCGGGTCAGCGCCGACTTTCTGGAACGTTACAAGCAACTATTATAAGCGTTCGGGTCGTCAGGCCGTTTCCCTAATCCGCTGGGCAATCTGCTGTGGCTGCAAACCAAAACTTTCCATCATCAGATCCTGAGAGCCATAGCCTGTCGGAAATTGATCGGGTATGCCGATCCTGACGACTTTTGGAAGCGGGCCATCGCCATGATCCATTAACAAGCCGGAGACAGCGCTGCCTAATCCACCTTGCAAAATGTGCTCTTCAACCGTTACCAGGGTCTCGACCTTTCCAGCCCAATCCAAAACAGCTTTTTGATCAAGGGGCTTGAGTGTGTGCATATTCATAACCCCACAGGTGATGCCCTCGCCTTCCAGTATGTCAGATGCCGCCAGAGCGCGGCTGACGCTGACGCCGCACGCAATGATCCCGACACGTCCCGGTTCGCGCAAAACAATGGCCTTGCCGATTTCAAAACCGTCGCTGTCTTTTGAGACAATCGGATCACCGCCCTTGGCCAACCGTATGTATATGGGGCCTGGCCAGTCGAGGTTAACATCCATAAAGCGGGTCATTTCATGCGCGTCCGTCGGTGCGACGACTGTCATGTTGGGCAAGGCCGACATGATCGCGATATCTTCGATTGCCAAATGGGTAGATCCCAGCGGCGCATAAACCAGCCCGCCGCCATTTGCGATCAGGCGCACAGGAAGATTTTGCATACATAAATCGACCGCAATCTGCTCGAAACAACGCCGGGTCAAAAACGTCGCGATGGTATTGACGAAAGGAATAAAGCCTTCCATCGCCATGCCTGCCGCCATGCCAACGACATTCTGCTCGGCGATCCCTTCCATAAAAAACCGCGATGGCAATTCGCTGCGCATATCATCGAGAACACCGGCGCCCAGGTCAGAACCGATAAAGACGACCCGCTCGTCCTTCTTGGCCAGATCGAAAACCTTATTCAGACAGGTCTTGCGCATGTCGCCCCCCAAGACCTTCCAAAAGGCTGTCGATCTGATCAGCATCAAGGTTTGATTTGTGGTGCCATGTCGGTTCGTGTTCGGCTATGGCAATACCCTTGCCCTTGACCGTGTGACAAATAATCGCGCTGGGCTTTGCCGCTTCCAGTGGCGAGGAAGCAA is a window from the Rhodospirillaceae bacterium genome containing:
- a CDS encoding transketolase; this encodes MRKTCLNKVFDLAKKDERVVFIGSDLGAGVLDDMRSELPSRFFMEGIAEQNVVGMAAGMAMEGFIPFVNTIATFLTRRCFEQIAVDLCMQNLPVRLIANGGGLVYAPLGSTHLAIEDIAIMSALPNMTVVAPTDAHEMTRFMDVNLDWPGPIYIRLAKGGDPIVSKDSDGFEIGKAIVLREPGRVGIIACGVSVSRALAASDILEGEGITCGVMNMHTLKPLDQKAVLDWAGKVETLVTVEEHILQGGLGSAVSGLLMDHGDGPLPKVVRIGIPDQFPTGYGSQDLMMESFGLQPQQIAQRIRETA
- a CDS encoding TIGR04372 family glycosyltransferase, translating into MAIEDTNISSALDIVSFLEQNNGKLIINVAVDAVGHTLAEFDNYARMRLTGELDPEGTHLYMGPDEERAKTIASLYGEALFPLIFLSPLAPEMVRSIALFRPDLTVDVGISSSKVAPMAGKTEIVEVSSDGYTSYRTSIQGLLDDTTAYYRRKLATQDQNPLHRQLPLIEELEDFIDAKGKPLALIQIKDEESSASPEASNAETYMPALEYLKDQGYHLVQVGREHHPQIFSKFGVVDYANCPLASFTNDFCLFSNASVCLFGPSGVSYFAEIMEKPFVLTNSWWIPAAPFSAKAVIIPALAKSRSDGELINFRDQLNLQLNSSVYFPIEEYEIVNPDADDILAAMKECLELDKKTQPLNESQQDFKKLAANTPSGLSLSRVSADFLERYKQLL